In one Brevibacillus composti genomic region, the following are encoded:
- a CDS encoding chemotaxis protein CheW, giving the protein METVKQRGDTDWNSEENTVHSILFQMGNEYYGLPISLVKEIIKPLPVTRFPKSPPYVEGVIDLRGRILPIINLRIMFGLEPLPLTEESRFVDLQMEGLNIGIVVEAVSEVMHIPSSLIEPAPPIVAGVDGKFLSGIARMQDKLVMLLDVDEIFSQWKK; this is encoded by the coding sequence ATGGAAACGGTGAAACAACGCGGAGATACGGATTGGAATTCAGAAGAAAATACAGTCCATTCGATTCTCTTTCAAATGGGTAATGAGTATTACGGCTTGCCGATCTCGTTGGTGAAGGAAATTATCAAACCTTTGCCGGTCACCCGTTTTCCCAAATCTCCCCCATATGTCGAAGGCGTCATCGATTTGCGCGGGCGCATCCTGCCGATTATCAACCTCAGAATCATGTTCGGCCTGGAGCCGCTGCCGCTTACGGAGGAAAGCCGTTTTGTCGACCTGCAAATGGAAGGGCTGAATATTGGGATCGTCGTCGAGGCTGTCTCCGAGGTCATGCATATCCCATCCTCGCTGATCGAGCCCGCTCCGCCGATTGTAGCCGGTGTCGATGGCAAATTCCTCAGCGGGATTGCCCGGATGCAGGACAAGCTCGTAATGCTGCTGGACGTAGACGAGATTTTCTCCCAATGGAAGAAATAA